The following are encoded in a window of Blastocatellia bacterium genomic DNA:
- a CDS encoding cob(I)yrinic acid a,c-diamide adenosyltransferase produces the protein MVRGNRISKVITRTGDAGQTALVGGARVSKASPRVDAYGEVDELNSLLGLVRARLNDAQVDDVLRTIQNDLFTLGADLASPAEIEVPRITEAYVETLEAASETFLAELEPLKEFILPGGSEAGASLHVARAVARRAERRVVALADQEAVNAAAIVYLNRLSDLLFIMARAVNHRAGAAEKMTDFSKRTNEAASDK, from the coding sequence ATGGTAAGGGGAAATCGCATTTCAAAAGTCATTACGCGCACAGGCGACGCCGGGCAGACGGCGCTTGTCGGCGGCGCGCGCGTCAGCAAAGCCAGCCCACGCGTTGACGCCTATGGCGAGGTTGACGAGCTGAACAGCCTGCTCGGCCTGGTGCGCGCGCGCCTCAACGATGCGCAGGTTGATGACGTTCTCAGGACGATTCAAAACGACCTCTTCACGCTTGGGGCCGACCTGGCCAGCCCGGCAGAGATCGAAGTGCCGCGCATCACCGAGGCGTATGTCGAAACGCTCGAAGCGGCTTCTGAAACATTTCTCGCCGAGCTTGAGCCGCTCAAAGAGTTCATCTTACCGGGCGGCAGCGAAGCCGGGGCCTCGCTGCATGTGGCGCGCGCGGTTGCGCGCCGAGCCGAGCGCCGCGTTGTCGCGCTCGCGGATCAGGAAGCTGTGAACGCGGCGGCCATCGTTTACTTGAACCGTCTGTCCGACCTGCTCTTCATTATGGCGCGAGCCGTCAATCACCGCGCCGGCGCTGCCGAGAAGATGACCGATTTCAGCAAAAGGACGAATGAAGCGGCGAGTGACAAGTGA
- a CDS encoding folylpolyglutamate synthase/dihydrofolate synthase family protein — MDFKQSVAYLYSLGHEVLAAKFGLDGIRLLLERAGRPDRVYPSVIVAGTNGKGSVSAMLDSIARTAGRRTALYTSPHLVRITERIRVNGQEIGEADFARLATNVRDVAEALVGEARLASPPSFFEQVTAIALSYFAETAVELAILEVGLGGRLDSTNAVAAVLAVVTTIDMDHQQILGDTITKIAQEKAAVIKPGARAVIGRQLYEAATGVLMRRCLEAKVLPAFANEPHNLSSGETGRLAFDYESSKSVYSSVTLGLRGRHQADNAAAAIEAAETLNELGFDISREAIIKGLRATTWPGRLEWIDDRPALLLDGAHNAGGARALRVYLDEFWRGELTLIFAAMSDKDIHVMARSLFPAARTVVLTRVADPRSATGARIAQAALAGANNVFFTETPQQALSWARSVTPPDGLICVAGSLHLVGMVKRLLEEEDSQRRMLGEYRER, encoded by the coding sequence ATGGATTTCAAGCAGTCGGTCGCGTACCTCTACAGTCTCGGCCACGAAGTCCTCGCCGCGAAGTTCGGGCTTGACGGCATCCGCCTCCTGCTTGAGCGCGCGGGCCGTCCCGACCGCGTCTATCCCTCCGTCATCGTCGCCGGCACCAATGGCAAAGGCTCAGTGTCGGCCATGCTCGATTCCATCGCGCGCACGGCAGGCCGGCGCACCGCGCTCTACACGTCACCGCACCTCGTCCGCATCACCGAGCGTATTCGAGTCAACGGCCAGGAGATCGGCGAAGCTGATTTTGCGCGGCTCGCGACCAATGTTCGAGACGTAGCCGAAGCCCTGGTCGGCGAAGCGCGGCTGGCCAGCCCGCCTTCGTTCTTCGAGCAGGTAACGGCCATTGCGCTCTCTTACTTTGCCGAAACCGCCGTCGAGCTGGCCATTCTTGAAGTTGGACTCGGTGGCCGGCTCGATTCAACGAACGCGGTGGCGGCGGTGCTTGCGGTGGTGACGACGATTGATATGGACCATCAGCAGATTCTCGGCGACACGATCACGAAAATCGCCCAAGAGAAGGCCGCGGTCATCAAGCCGGGCGCGCGCGCCGTCATCGGCAGGCAACTATACGAAGCCGCGACCGGCGTGCTGATGCGGCGCTGTCTCGAAGCCAAAGTGTTACCGGCTTTCGCCAACGAGCCGCACAACCTCTCAAGCGGCGAGACAGGTCGCCTGGCCTTTGATTATGAGTCGTCAAAGTCGGTCTATAGCTCCGTGACGCTCGGGCTGCGCGGGCGTCACCAGGCCGACAACGCCGCCGCCGCCATCGAAGCCGCCGAGACATTGAACGAGCTGGGCTTTGATATCAGCCGCGAAGCGATTATTAAAGGGCTGCGCGCTACCACCTGGCCGGGACGCCTGGAGTGGATCGATGACCGCCCGGCGCTGCTGCTCGACGGCGCGCACAACGCCGGCGGCGCACGCGCCTTGCGGGTTTATTTGGATGAGTTCTGGCGTGGCGAGCTGACGCTGATTTTTGCGGCGATGAGCGACAAGGACATCCATGTGATGGCGCGGTCGTTGTTCCCGGCGGCGCGGACGGTTGTGTTGACACGCGTTGCCGACCCGCGCTCGGCGACCGGGGCGCGCATCGCGCAAGCGGCGCTCGCCGGCGCTAACAATGTCTTTTTCACCGAAACGCCTCAGCAGGCACTGTCGTGGGCGCGCTCGGTGACGCCGCCCGATGGGCTGATCTGTGTCGCCGGCTCGCTGCATCTGGTCGGCATGGTCAAGCGTCTGCTTGAAGAGGAAGATTCGCAGCGCCGCATGCTCGGCGAATATCGTGAACGCTAG
- the accD gene encoding acetyl-CoA carboxylase, carboxyltransferase subunit beta: MSWFKRKDKPRSVDPGEEKTVRTEGVFVKCPGCEQMLFKREVEENLNVCPKCDYHHRISAAERLRLTFDDEQWTELDTGLASTNPLRFVDTKGYSERLKGMQKKTGMLDAIITAQGRVGGHPAIICSMALEFVGGSLGSVVGEKITRAIECAVKTSSAVVVYSASGGARMQEGAISLMQMAKISAALARLDEAGLPYISVLTDPTTGGVTASYAMLGDLNIAEPGALIGFAGPRVIEQTIRQKLPEGFQRSEFLLEHGMLDAVVERKDLKPFIVNSLAFMSNNGMK; the protein is encoded by the coding sequence ATGAGTTGGTTTAAAAGAAAAGACAAGCCGAGATCGGTGGACCCGGGCGAAGAGAAGACCGTTCGCACGGAAGGGGTGTTCGTCAAATGCCCGGGCTGCGAGCAGATGCTTTTCAAGCGCGAGGTCGAAGAGAATCTCAACGTCTGCCCGAAATGCGATTACCATCACCGCATCAGCGCCGCCGAGCGCTTGCGCCTGACTTTTGATGACGAGCAGTGGACTGAGCTTGACACCGGACTGGCTTCGACCAATCCCTTGCGGTTCGTTGATACCAAGGGCTATTCCGAACGGCTCAAAGGGATGCAGAAGAAGACCGGCATGCTCGACGCCATTATCACGGCGCAGGGTAGAGTCGGCGGACACCCGGCGATCATCTGCTCGATGGCATTGGAATTCGTCGGCGGCTCGCTCGGCTCGGTCGTCGGCGAGAAGATCACGCGAGCAATTGAGTGCGCTGTGAAGACGTCCTCGGCGGTGGTCGTCTATTCGGCGTCGGGCGGCGCACGCATGCAGGAGGGGGCCATTTCGCTGATGCAGATGGCGAAGATTTCAGCGGCGCTGGCTCGCCTGGATGAAGCGGGCCTGCCCTACATCTCTGTGCTAACAGACCCGACGACCGGCGGCGTCACCGCCAGCTACGCGATGCTCGGCGACCTCAACATCGCCGAGCCGGGGGCGTTGATCGGCTTCGCCGGGCCGCGCGTCATCGAGCAGACCATTCGCCAGAAACTCCCCGAAGGCTTTCAGCGCTCCGAATTCCTGCTCGAACACGGCATGCTCGATGCCGTCGTCGAGCGCAAAGATCTGAAGCCGTTCATCGTCAACTCGCTCGCTTTCATGTCAAACAACGGGATGAAGTGA
- a CDS encoding homoserine dehydrogenase: MAKISVGVIGLGTVGTGVIKLLQNDPRFRVKWVAVRDKAKARTVDLSAIRVTEQPFDLVNDPELEIIIEVAGGTNPAYEVIRNAIAQGKHIVTANKEVIAKHGSEIFDLAHRHNVTVLFEAAVGGGIPLISTIQRGLQANEIQSVAGILNGTTNFILTAMQEREQTFADALADAQALGYAEADPTNDVESFDVAYKITILASLAFGKFVHTDEVYRQGISRISDIDIAMAREFGYRIKLIGLARRGDGCLDVRAHPMLVPAHHPLASVEGANNAIFIRGHAVGEVMLVGPGAGQMPTASAVVGDLINLASALRLPDFAPYFQPIIAAGEAPLCNVDDAEGCFYIRLEAEDTPGVIGNIGHALGGHGVSVHSFLQRGVVRTGAATVVLLTHRTRERQLMRALREIEAQASTREVGVLLRVFE; the protein is encoded by the coding sequence ATGGCAAAAATTAGCGTCGGGGTCATCGGGCTCGGCACCGTTGGCACAGGCGTCATCAAACTACTGCAAAACGACCCGCGCTTTCGCGTCAAATGGGTCGCCGTGCGCGACAAAGCCAAAGCCCGCACGGTTGATCTGTCGGCGATTCGCGTCACCGAGCAGCCCTTCGATCTCGTCAACGACCCGGAGCTAGAGATCATCATCGAAGTCGCGGGCGGCACCAATCCGGCTTACGAAGTCATCCGCAACGCTATCGCGCAGGGTAAACACATCGTCACCGCCAACAAGGAAGTCATCGCTAAGCACGGCTCGGAAATCTTCGACCTGGCGCACCGCCACAATGTCACCGTGCTATTTGAAGCTGCCGTTGGCGGCGGCATCCCGTTAATCTCCACTATCCAGCGCGGCCTACAGGCGAACGAGATTCAGAGCGTCGCCGGCATCCTCAACGGCACGACGAATTTCATTCTGACGGCGATGCAGGAACGCGAGCAGACTTTCGCCGACGCGCTCGCCGACGCACAGGCGCTGGGCTACGCTGAAGCCGACCCGACCAACGATGTCGAATCGTTCGACGTAGCGTACAAAATTACGATCCTCGCGTCGCTGGCTTTCGGCAAATTCGTTCACACAGATGAAGTCTACCGCCAGGGCATCAGTCGCATCAGCGACATAGACATCGCGATGGCGCGCGAGTTCGGCTACCGCATCAAGTTAATCGGGCTGGCGCGGCGCGGCGACGGCTGTCTCGACGTGCGCGCCCACCCGATGCTGGTTCCCGCGCATCACCCGCTCGCCTCAGTCGAAGGCGCCAACAACGCCATCTTCATCCGCGGTCACGCGGTCGGCGAAGTCATGCTGGTCGGCCCCGGTGCAGGCCAGATGCCGACGGCGAGCGCCGTGGTCGGCGACTTGATCAATCTCGCCAGCGCCTTGCGGCTGCCGGACTTCGCTCCTTATTTTCAGCCGATCATCGCGGCGGGCGAAGCGCCGCTGTGCAATGTGGACGACGCCGAAGGCTGTTTCTACATCCGTCTCGAAGCCGAAGACACGCCGGGCGTCATCGGCAATATCGGCCACGCGCTCGGCGGCCACGGCGTCAGCGTGCATAGCTTCCTGCAACGAGGCGTCGTCCGCACCGGCGCGGCGACCGTCGTGCTATTGACGCACCGCACCCGCGAGCGGCAATTGATGCGCGCCCTTCGTGAAATCGAGGCGCAGGCGAGCACACGCGAAGTCGGCGTCCTCTTGCGGGTATTTGAATAG
- a CDS encoding NUDIX hydrolase, with translation MTHELVKRDYKYRGRILDLSVGRFVSARSGEVDIEIIHHNGGAGALAVYDDGTVALVRQWRYALGRYSLEISAGRIEPGHSPAETAERELEEEMGLRAREFIPLAAFQVAPGYCEERIWVYLARGLEACAQRLDDDEEVEVLRMPFAEALAKVHSGEIDDAKTIITLLLAAPHCAGA, from the coding sequence ATGACTCACGAGCTTGTCAAACGCGACTACAAGTACAGAGGCCGCATCCTTGATCTGTCGGTCGGGCGCTTCGTATCGGCGCGCAGCGGCGAAGTGGATATCGAAATCATCCATCACAACGGCGGCGCAGGGGCGCTGGCGGTCTATGATGACGGCACGGTGGCGCTGGTGCGCCAATGGCGCTACGCGCTCGGTCGTTATTCGCTGGAAATATCGGCGGGGCGCATCGAGCCGGGCCACTCGCCCGCCGAAACCGCCGAGCGCGAGCTTGAGGAAGAGATGGGCTTGCGCGCCCGCGAGTTCATCCCGCTCGCAGCCTTCCAGGTAGCGCCGGGCTATTGCGAAGAGCGCATCTGGGTTTACCTGGCGCGCGGCCTTGAGGCGTGCGCGCAGCGGCTCGATGATGATGAAGAGGTCGAGGTCTTGCGCATGCCATTTGCCGAGGCGCTGGCCAAAGTTCATTCGGGCGAGATTGACGACGCCAAGACGATCATCACCCTGCTGCTCGCGGCGCCGCACTGCGCCGGTGCCTGA
- a CDS encoding lysophospholipid acyltransferase family protein, with translation MGQKLKKILVYLWAPFANLLWYTHTVVMATLSLLLWPFDRRGTLQHWCARWWCRLVAYSIFARIRVHGVEYLRNDEAYVYMANHSSLIDTPALFGYLPYQFKIMAKKELFYVPFMGWHLWTSGNFPVDRSDGRKTARSLRRVIEGVKGGKSLAVFPEGTRTPDGHLQDFKPGAFKIALRAGVPIVPVTIRGTFRLLPKTTLAPRPGRVDVIIGKPIATRDYSEKQMAELIARVRAAIQENLESPRVAPAVPTRITESPTR, from the coding sequence GTGGGCCAAAAGCTGAAAAAGATTCTGGTTTATCTCTGGGCGCCATTTGCCAACCTGCTGTGGTACACCCACACGGTGGTCATGGCGACGCTGTCGCTTTTGCTCTGGCCATTCGACCGGCGGGGGACGCTGCAACACTGGTGCGCGCGCTGGTGGTGTCGCCTGGTCGCCTATTCGATCTTTGCGCGCATCCGCGTGCATGGAGTGGAATACCTGCGGAACGACGAAGCCTACGTTTACATGGCCAATCATTCGAGCCTGATTGATACGCCGGCGCTGTTCGGCTACTTGCCATATCAATTCAAGATCATGGCGAAGAAAGAGCTGTTCTACGTGCCGTTCATGGGCTGGCACCTGTGGACGTCTGGAAACTTTCCGGTTGACCGCAGCGACGGGCGCAAGACCGCGCGCAGCCTGCGGCGCGTGATCGAAGGCGTCAAAGGCGGCAAGTCGCTGGCGGTCTTTCCCGAAGGCACACGAACGCCCGACGGCCACTTGCAAGACTTTAAGCCGGGCGCTTTCAAGATCGCCCTGCGCGCCGGCGTTCCCATCGTCCCCGTGACCATTCGCGGCACGTTCAGGTTATTGCCGAAGACGACGCTGGCCCCGCGCCCCGGCAGAGTGGATGTGATCATCGGCAAACCCATCGCAACCCGTGACTACAGCGAGAAGCAGATGGCGGAATTGATCGCGCGCGTCCGCGCGGCGATTCAAGAGAACCTTGAATCGCCCAGAGTCGCGCCCGCCGTGCCGACTCGCATAACAGAATCGCCGACGCGATAG
- a CDS encoding CPBP family intramembrane glutamic endopeptidase, which produces MSMIEPPPTATLCRACGAPLPQSTQSGGFCPHCGAPQAEAETPDVQLYPPPADQFPLTPVAQPTALDPDHPRWGIWTGIGAWLFSIAALIVAQLAVVMVLYVIDQQRGVFPSPVDKEALRAWAMTPHVLTASVYSTILAHLLTILFCWAVVTRLRSQPFLPSLGWNWAGRSPLYWILVAVGLFIGINLANALFVRILPQKETDFDQLLKSGPQVRIAIAILASFSAPLVEEIVYRGVIFGALRKRFSATVTVVVVTLLFAGVHVPQYFGAWATVAGLILLSLTLTVVRARSKTLLPCIVIHFINNAVASLMIILGKDV; this is translated from the coding sequence ATGAGCATGATCGAACCACCGCCGACCGCTACGCTGTGCCGCGCTTGCGGCGCGCCGCTGCCTCAATCAACGCAGTCGGGCGGCTTCTGCCCGCATTGCGGAGCCCCGCAGGCCGAAGCCGAGACGCCGGACGTGCAGCTTTATCCTCCGCCCGCCGATCAATTCCCGTTGACGCCGGTGGCTCAACCGACGGCGCTCGACCCCGACCATCCGCGCTGGGGCATCTGGACGGGCATCGGCGCATGGCTGTTCAGCATCGCCGCCTTGATCGTCGCGCAGCTCGCCGTCGTGATGGTGCTCTACGTCATTGATCAGCAGCGCGGCGTCTTCCCATCGCCAGTCGACAAGGAAGCGTTGCGCGCCTGGGCCATGACGCCGCATGTGCTGACGGCGAGCGTCTATTCGACGATTCTCGCTCACCTGCTGACCATCCTGTTCTGCTGGGCCGTGGTTACACGTCTGCGCTCGCAGCCTTTCCTGCCGAGCCTTGGGTGGAACTGGGCTGGCCGCTCGCCCTTATACTGGATACTGGTTGCTGTGGGGTTGTTTATCGGCATCAATCTGGCGAATGCCTTATTCGTCCGTATCCTGCCACAGAAGGAAACCGACTTCGATCAGTTGCTCAAATCCGGGCCGCAGGTGCGTATTGCCATCGCCATCCTCGCCAGTTTCAGCGCGCCGCTGGTTGAAGAGATTGTCTATCGAGGAGTGATCTTCGGGGCATTACGCAAACGCTTCAGCGCCACCGTGACTGTCGTCGTCGTGACGCTGCTCTTCGCGGGCGTTCACGTGCCGCAGTATTTTGGCGCGTGGGCGACGGTCGCCGGGCTGATTCTCTTGAGCCTGACTCTCACGGTCGTCCGCGCCCGGTCAAAGACGCTGTTGCCGTGCATCGTCATCCACTTCATCAACAACGCCGTCGCTTCGCTGATGATCATCCTCGGCAAGGATGTCTAG